A region of Mycolicibacterium brumae DNA encodes the following proteins:
- a CDS encoding PaaI family thioesterase: protein MTDPDYDRHGGFPIFEPAQPGPGFGRFVASMRRLQDLAVSADPDSATWDDAADRVEALVALLAPFEAAEGVGPANRVVELPGGGSLLMPPFRLSIFEPEGVELTVQFSRFHVGGNHAVHGGVLPLLFDSVFGMVIHAAGRPISRTAFLHVDYRKVTPIDTTLTARGWIRETDGRKAFVNAELRDPDGNVLAEANGLMVRLLAGQP, encoded by the coding sequence GTGACCGACCCCGACTACGACCGCCACGGCGGGTTCCCGATCTTCGAACCCGCCCAGCCCGGTCCCGGGTTCGGCCGCTTCGTGGCGTCGATGCGACGGCTGCAGGACCTCGCGGTGTCCGCCGACCCCGACAGTGCGACGTGGGACGACGCCGCTGATCGCGTCGAGGCGCTGGTGGCACTGCTGGCCCCCTTCGAGGCCGCCGAGGGCGTGGGCCCGGCCAACCGGGTCGTCGAACTGCCCGGCGGCGGCAGCCTGTTGATGCCGCCGTTTCGGCTCAGCATCTTCGAGCCCGAGGGTGTCGAGTTGACCGTGCAGTTCAGCCGTTTCCACGTGGGCGGTAACCACGCCGTCCACGGTGGGGTGCTGCCGCTGCTGTTCGATTCGGTGTTCGGCATGGTGATCCACGCCGCAGGCCGTCCGATCAGCCGCACCGCCTTCCTGCACGTCGACTACCGCAAGGTCACGCCCATCGACACCACGCTGACCGCGCGCGGCTGGATCCGGGAGACCGACGGCCGCAAGGCGTTCGTCAACGCCGAGCTGCGCGACCCCGACGGCAACGTCCTGGCCGAGGCCAACGGGTTGATGGTGCGTCTGCTCGCCGGCCAGCCCTGA
- a CDS encoding ferredoxin — translation MRVQADRDVCIGAGVCVMNSEAVFDQDDDGIVVLLVDDVPSAEQDNARKAVQLCPSGALSVVE, via the coding sequence GTGAGGGTACAGGCCGACCGCGACGTCTGCATCGGCGCCGGGGTCTGTGTGATGAACAGCGAGGCGGTCTTCGACCAGGACGACGACGGCATCGTGGTGCTGCTGGTCGATGACGTGCCCTCGGCCGAGCAGGACAACGCACGGAAAGCCGTGCAGCTCTGCCCCTCCGGAGCGCTGAGCGTCGTCGAGTGA
- a CDS encoding Shedu immune nuclease family protein: MAAFAQGSEFNMERDDFTALEIRDSGQAGGFHYFFDTNRNTLITDFVLEDRPRVSTLCQITLIKKDNGFSPRIRLWKKDKTKFGKQTADHTVDADATTTVIKATVDTDSCHDNFWKLIDFIQSFIGISLPDSVFRVVTGDSALLAQLLQNQDRQVVLDAVQAAVGESLTERDIGIISNRKKQLATFKSLLTDPNFFEQRRRELQKPGKQPPGDEGVWQNFFENNQWIFGYGLSLIACETLDGEKLEKITTGANIFTGAGKRSDAVMRSKGFISSLVFGEIKTPAAPLLEKEAYRKPDVYQTSRELNGAVAQVQKTAAKAIRQINTDIHRLYEDDGTPTDIQVSSIRPKQVVVLGNLEQLAVDGNPNPEKTSAFELYRNSIHEVEIITFDELYERARFIVEDV, translated from the coding sequence ATGGCAGCATTTGCACAGGGCAGCGAATTCAATATGGAGAGAGATGACTTCACCGCGCTGGAGATTCGCGACAGTGGGCAGGCCGGTGGTTTTCACTATTTTTTCGACACGAACCGGAACACGCTTATCACCGACTTCGTGCTGGAGGACCGTCCCCGAGTCAGCACGCTCTGCCAGATCACACTGATCAAAAAGGACAACGGCTTCTCGCCACGAATCCGCCTCTGGAAGAAGGACAAGACCAAGTTCGGCAAGCAGACGGCTGACCACACAGTCGATGCAGACGCGACTACAACTGTCATCAAGGCGACCGTCGATACCGACTCCTGCCATGACAACTTCTGGAAGCTGATCGACTTCATACAGTCGTTCATAGGGATTTCGCTGCCTGACTCGGTGTTTCGCGTCGTCACAGGTGACAGCGCGTTGCTCGCCCAGCTGCTCCAGAACCAGGACCGACAGGTCGTCCTCGATGCGGTGCAAGCGGCAGTCGGCGAGTCGCTCACGGAGCGAGATATCGGCATCATCTCGAATCGCAAGAAGCAGCTGGCAACCTTCAAATCGCTGTTGACGGACCCGAATTTCTTCGAGCAGCGACGACGCGAATTGCAGAAACCGGGCAAGCAGCCGCCCGGCGACGAAGGTGTCTGGCAGAATTTCTTTGAAAACAACCAATGGATATTCGGTTACGGGCTATCTCTGATTGCATGTGAAACACTCGACGGCGAGAAACTAGAGAAGATAACTACCGGAGCCAACATCTTCACCGGCGCCGGCAAGCGGAGCGACGCTGTGATGAGATCGAAAGGTTTTATCAGCAGTCTCGTGTTTGGTGAAATTAAGACGCCGGCCGCCCCACTACTCGAAAAGGAAGCGTATAGAAAGCCAGATGTGTATCAGACATCTCGCGAATTGAACGGGGCGGTCGCACAGGTTCAAAAAACAGCAGCAAAGGCGATTCGCCAAATTAATACGGACATCCACCGACTTTACGAAGATGACGGGACACCAACGGATATTCAGGTGTCCTCAATCCGACCGAAGCAAGTAGTGGTCCTCGGCAACCTCGAACAGCTCGCAGTCGACGGTAACCCGAATCCGGAGAAGACCTCGGCCTTCGAGCTCTACCGCAACTCAATACACGAAGTCGAGATCATCACCTTCGACGAGCTGTACGAGCGAGCACGTTTCATCGTCGAAGACGTCTAG
- a CDS encoding adenylosuccinate synthase, which yields MPAIVLIGAQWGDEGKGKATDLLGGRVQWVVRYQGGNNAGHTVVLPTGENFALHLIPSGILTPGVTNVIGNGVVVDPGVLLTELSGLDERKVDTSRLLISADAHLLMPYHVAIDKVTERYMGSKKIGTTGRGIGPCYQDKIARIGIRVADVLDEALLAQKIEAALELKNQILVKIYNRKALNPDEVVHQLLTQAEGFKHRIADSRLLLNQALENGETVLLEGSQGTLLDVDHGTYPFVTSSNPTSGGAAVGSGIGPTRITTVLGILKAYTTRVGSGPFPTELFDQYGQYLAKTGGEVGVTTGRPRRCGWFDAVIARYATRVNGITDYFLTKLDVLSSLETVPICVGYSIDGKRTDEMPMTQSDIARAEPIYEEMPGWWEDISGAREFDDLPAKARDYVLRLEELAGAHVSCIGVGPGRDQTIVRRDILAS from the coding sequence ATGCCGGCAATCGTCCTGATCGGCGCCCAGTGGGGCGACGAGGGCAAAGGAAAGGCCACCGATCTACTCGGTGGCCGGGTGCAGTGGGTCGTGCGCTATCAAGGCGGGAACAACGCCGGGCACACGGTGGTGCTGCCGACGGGGGAGAACTTCGCCCTGCACCTCATCCCCTCGGGGATCTTGACACCGGGGGTCACCAACGTCATCGGCAACGGTGTCGTCGTCGACCCCGGTGTGCTGCTCACGGAGCTCTCGGGCCTTGATGAGCGCAAGGTCGACACCTCGCGGCTGTTGATCTCGGCCGACGCGCATCTGCTGATGCCCTACCACGTGGCCATCGACAAGGTGACCGAGCGGTACATGGGCAGCAAGAAGATCGGCACCACCGGCCGTGGCATCGGTCCCTGCTACCAGGACAAGATCGCCCGCATCGGCATCCGGGTCGCCGACGTCCTCGACGAGGCGCTGCTGGCGCAGAAGATCGAGGCCGCCCTGGAGCTGAAGAACCAGATCCTGGTCAAGATCTACAACCGCAAGGCCCTCAACCCTGACGAGGTGGTGCACCAGTTGCTCACCCAGGCGGAAGGGTTCAAGCACCGCATCGCCGACAGCAGGTTGCTGCTCAACCAGGCCCTGGAAAACGGCGAGACGGTGCTGCTGGAGGGTTCCCAGGGCACCCTGCTCGACGTCGACCACGGCACCTATCCGTTTGTCACGTCATCCAACCCGACCTCGGGTGGTGCGGCCGTCGGCTCCGGCATCGGCCCCACCCGGATCACCACGGTGCTGGGCATTCTGAAGGCGTACACCACCCGGGTGGGCTCGGGCCCGTTCCCGACGGAACTGTTCGACCAGTACGGCCAGTACCTGGCCAAGACCGGCGGCGAAGTGGGTGTCACCACCGGCCGGCCCCGGCGCTGCGGCTGGTTCGACGCAGTGATCGCCCGTTACGCCACCCGCGTCAACGGGATCACCGATTACTTCCTGACCAAGCTGGACGTGTTGTCGTCCCTGGAGACGGTGCCCATCTGTGTGGGCTACTCGATAGACGGCAAGCGCACCGACGAGATGCCGATGACCCAGAGCGACATCGCGCGCGCCGAGCCGATCTACGAAGAGATGCCCGGCTGGTGGGAGGACATCTCCGGAGCCCGCGAGTTCGACGATCTGCCGGCCAAGGCCCGTGACTACGTGCTGCGCCTGGAAGAGCTTGCCGGAGCTCATGTTTCATGCATCGGCGTGGGACCGGGGCGCGACCAGACGATCGTGCGCCGCGACATCCTGGCTTCGTGA
- a CDS encoding cytochrome P450: protein MTQAPASPPLHMQRVDFDPIPTLGEIRENEGVRTVINAFGMPVYLVTRHDDIKTVLSDPERFSNERPPGFFVPGAPEMSEEEQRAAQSGNLLGLDPPRHTRLRRMLTGEFTGRRMKRLEPRITDIVTQHLDAMEKAGPPSDLVTDFALPIPSLVICELLGVPYDDRDDFQHRTSRQLDLSIPIEERFELQRAGRAYMHALVGGARRSPGDDMLGMLVREHGSELTDDELVGICNLLLVAGHETTSNMLSLGTLALLQHPDQLALVRDDPDAVSPAVEELLRWLSIVHSGIPRITTSEVEIAGVQIPAHQLVVVSLPSGNRDPSFIDNPEVFDVRRGAMGHLAFGHGVHHCLGAPLARMEMKIAFPALLQRFPTLRLDEPFDDVAFRSFHFIYGLQSLQVAW from the coding sequence ATGACCCAGGCACCTGCCTCACCTCCGCTGCACATGCAGCGTGTCGACTTCGACCCCATCCCCACCCTCGGCGAGATCCGCGAGAACGAGGGGGTGCGCACCGTCATCAACGCCTTCGGCATGCCGGTGTACCTGGTGACCCGCCACGACGACATCAAGACGGTGCTCTCCGATCCGGAACGGTTCTCCAACGAGCGCCCGCCAGGGTTCTTCGTCCCCGGGGCACCCGAGATGTCCGAGGAAGAGCAACGCGCAGCCCAGTCCGGCAACCTGCTGGGCCTGGACCCACCCAGGCACACCCGGTTACGCCGCATGCTCACCGGCGAATTCACCGGCCGCCGGATGAAGCGCCTGGAGCCGCGGATCACCGACATCGTGACCCAGCATCTGGACGCCATGGAAAAAGCCGGTCCACCGAGTGATCTCGTGACCGATTTCGCTTTACCCATCCCGTCACTGGTGATCTGCGAGTTGCTGGGCGTGCCGTATGACGACCGCGACGATTTCCAGCACCGCACCAGCCGCCAGCTCGACCTGTCGATCCCGATCGAGGAACGCTTCGAACTCCAGCGCGCCGGGCGTGCTTACATGCACGCACTGGTGGGCGGCGCACGGCGTTCCCCCGGCGACGACATGCTCGGAATGCTGGTGCGCGAGCACGGGTCCGAGCTCACCGATGACGAGCTGGTGGGCATCTGCAACCTGCTACTGGTGGCCGGCCATGAGACAACCTCCAACATGCTCAGCCTCGGCACCTTGGCGTTGCTGCAGCACCCGGATCAGCTGGCCCTGGTGCGTGATGACCCCGATGCGGTGAGTCCGGCGGTGGAGGAGCTGCTGCGCTGGCTGTCGATCGTGCACTCCGGCATCCCCCGCATCACCACCAGCGAGGTGGAGATCGCCGGGGTGCAGATTCCCGCGCACCAGCTGGTGGTCGTCTCGCTACCGTCGGGCAACCGCGATCCGAGTTTCATCGACAATCCGGAGGTGTTCGACGTCCGCCGCGGCGCCATGGGGCATCTGGCGTTCGGCCACGGCGTCCATCACTGCCTGGGCGCACCGCTGGCCCGGATGGAGATGAAGATCGCGTTTCCGGCTCTGTTGCAACGCTTTCCGACCCTGCGCCTCGACGAACCTTTCGACGACGTGGCGTTCCGCTCTTTCCACTTCATCTATGGGCTGCAGTCGCTGCAGGTGGCCTGGTGA
- a CDS encoding site-2 protease family protein, which produces MSLRPLGQSVRPSPVFLVIVASTVLGGVLAWLAAESVTVLAYAGVFVFVIAGWVLSLSLHEFGHAYTAWRFGDHDVAVRGYLTLNPLKYSSPLLSLGLPLLFIALGGIGLPGGAVYVQTARMTPRQRTVVSLAGPLANLVLAVLLLTCARLFYDAAHGVFWAGVAFLGFLQVTALLLNLLPIPGLDGYGALEPHLSYDTQRALDRFKPWGFMILLLLLIAPQLNQWFFGGVYWLYELSGVPAYLSSVGGQLTRFWSAWL; this is translated from the coding sequence GTGAGTCTTCGTCCCCTCGGGCAGTCGGTCCGGCCCAGCCCGGTGTTCCTCGTGATCGTCGCGTCGACGGTTCTCGGTGGGGTGCTGGCCTGGCTTGCCGCCGAATCGGTCACCGTGCTGGCCTACGCCGGGGTCTTCGTGTTCGTCATCGCAGGCTGGGTGTTGTCGCTGAGCCTGCACGAATTCGGGCACGCCTACACGGCCTGGCGGTTCGGCGACCACGACGTCGCGGTGCGCGGCTACCTGACCCTCAATCCGCTGAAGTACTCGAGCCCCCTGCTGTCGCTGGGCCTGCCGCTGCTGTTCATCGCGCTCGGCGGGATCGGCCTGCCGGGCGGCGCGGTGTACGTCCAGACCGCGCGGATGACCCCACGTCAGCGCACCGTGGTAAGCCTGGCCGGGCCGTTGGCCAACCTGGTGCTGGCGGTGCTGCTGCTGACCTGCGCCCGGCTGTTCTACGACGCCGCACACGGGGTGTTCTGGGCCGGCGTGGCGTTCCTCGGCTTCCTGCAGGTGACGGCGTTGTTGCTGAACCTGTTGCCGATCCCGGGGCTGGATGGCTACGGAGCACTCGAGCCACACCTGAGCTACGACACCCAGCGCGCGCTGGACCGGTTCAAACCGTGGGGCTTCATGATCCTGCTGCTCCTGCTGATCGCTCCGCAGCTCAATCAGTGGTTTTTCGGGGGCGTCTACTGGCTCTACGAGTTGTCCGGGGTGCCGGCGTACCTGTCGTCCGTCGGTGGTCAGCTGACCCGGTTCTGGTCGGCCTGGCTGTAG
- a CDS encoding ATP-dependent DNA helicase, with protein MTTISEHIHAVDAAICGNIDSLSEQRDLLSQNVLAQLRNLIEGVAMLLQSGSPDDEFLYAAVDSALAFVRSKGNFNFLGKFHKLTQISTSHYTVDGDASERLMLKYYEYLHRIRSLVSENCSTDILANLESFPIDLDPSLREYHEKIAAAIEDVRSKPLDTRPGVRYYIHRTKPFFVDGRIFYEVTFFKAVNKVSKFDRVIAFADIDLTDKYSAWLTLESASITVLHQEMPITIIRDWQVSIRPCEFDNFARLFDIDTKVRTNGPEYRYLMKGLTSGRGSLLDLMDMSDAKFAAAKEAATVSVSKPQIFPALDEARRIIRSKSPGHNLIRYLMLRMHNQILKPQYNWEGCQRLSGLNLQWGCIPFDDMPFCTSPIAHNPRYWDLAECLDATGRNHELLARRVKNNVEHRAVLYTPVAELEDLGDVGDLMRTYNQRLYYKHRDVRGLELDKGHVFIRKYEDDTVAIVKKLQEFASSGIEGYSDAVQRWLDHTPRLIDDEAKKDALRRLFIQARVALVYGAAGTGKSTMVDHIANYFNDKTKLFLAHTNPAVDNLKRRVTAQDSTFRTIRSQTYQGGSEYDLLVIDECSTVSNADLISVLENVTAKLVVLVGDVYQIEAIEFGNWFSIIRSFIPSASVFELTTPFRTKNPALLGFWQKVRDIDNDIAEVIARNGYSSVLDKTLFEAQGDDEIILCLNYDGLYGINNINRFLQSSNPGRAVRWGIATYKVGDPVLFNETDRFRPVIYNNLKGRIAAIEQFEDSVQFDVVLDRAVSEFDVDGVELQWVADSTVRFSVYDYDVSDDDDDTTNTTVPFQVAYAVSIHKAQGLEYDSVKVVITDANEDAITHNIFYTAVTRARESLRIFWTPETQQAVLRGLNRDVNTKDVVLLSRRRGLTPVRATR; from the coding sequence ATGACCACGATCAGCGAACATATCCACGCCGTAGACGCGGCAATCTGCGGGAACATCGATTCGCTCTCCGAGCAGCGAGATCTTCTGTCCCAGAACGTTCTTGCCCAGCTGCGCAACCTCATCGAAGGTGTCGCGATGCTGCTTCAATCCGGTAGCCCCGATGACGAGTTCCTCTACGCAGCGGTGGATTCTGCGCTCGCATTTGTCAGGTCGAAGGGGAATTTCAACTTCCTCGGAAAGTTTCACAAACTCACCCAAATTAGTACTTCGCACTACACCGTGGATGGCGATGCTTCCGAGCGGCTAATGCTGAAGTACTACGAGTATCTTCATCGCATCCGCAGCCTGGTCAGCGAGAACTGTAGTACTGACATACTCGCCAACTTGGAGTCCTTCCCGATCGATCTGGACCCCTCCCTGCGGGAGTATCACGAGAAGATCGCCGCAGCGATCGAGGACGTTCGGTCGAAGCCGCTAGACACGCGACCCGGCGTGCGCTACTACATCCATCGTACGAAGCCGTTCTTCGTGGACGGGCGCATCTTCTACGAGGTGACCTTCTTCAAGGCGGTTAACAAGGTCAGCAAGTTTGACCGTGTAATCGCCTTCGCCGATATCGATTTGACCGACAAGTACTCGGCTTGGTTGACGTTGGAGAGCGCGTCAATCACCGTGCTGCATCAGGAGATGCCGATCACCATCATCCGTGACTGGCAGGTTTCAATCCGCCCGTGCGAGTTTGACAACTTCGCGCGCCTGTTTGACATCGATACCAAGGTTCGAACGAACGGACCCGAATACCGCTACCTCATGAAGGGGCTTACCAGCGGACGAGGCTCATTGCTCGACTTGATGGACATGTCGGATGCAAAGTTCGCCGCGGCCAAGGAAGCGGCCACCGTGAGCGTCAGCAAGCCGCAAATCTTCCCGGCGCTTGACGAGGCACGGCGGATCATTCGGAGCAAGTCGCCAGGGCACAACCTAATTCGCTACCTCATGCTGAGGATGCACAATCAGATTCTGAAACCGCAGTACAACTGGGAGGGCTGCCAGCGACTGTCGGGGCTGAACCTGCAGTGGGGCTGCATCCCATTCGACGACATGCCGTTCTGTACATCACCGATTGCGCACAATCCTCGCTACTGGGACCTTGCAGAGTGTCTTGATGCGACGGGGCGAAATCATGAACTGCTCGCACGACGGGTTAAGAACAACGTCGAACACCGAGCTGTCCTGTACACGCCCGTTGCTGAGTTAGAAGATCTCGGCGACGTTGGTGATCTGATGCGTACCTATAACCAACGGCTCTACTACAAGCACCGGGATGTCCGTGGACTGGAGCTGGATAAGGGACACGTCTTCATTCGGAAGTACGAAGACGACACTGTTGCCATCGTGAAGAAGCTTCAGGAGTTCGCTTCGTCGGGTATCGAGGGCTATAGCGATGCTGTCCAGCGTTGGCTTGACCACACGCCGCGGTTAATCGATGACGAGGCCAAGAAGGATGCTTTGAGGCGGCTCTTCATTCAGGCGAGGGTTGCCCTTGTCTACGGCGCTGCGGGTACCGGTAAGTCGACGATGGTCGACCACATCGCGAACTACTTTAACGACAAGACGAAACTGTTTCTGGCGCATACCAATCCGGCGGTTGACAACCTCAAGCGGAGGGTCACCGCTCAAGACTCGACGTTCCGGACGATCCGCAGTCAGACGTACCAAGGTGGCTCAGAATATGATCTGCTGGTCATCGATGAGTGCAGCACGGTCAGTAACGCCGATCTGATTAGCGTATTGGAGAATGTGACCGCGAAGCTGGTTGTCCTTGTTGGTGACGTCTACCAGATCGAGGCGATTGAGTTTGGGAACTGGTTCAGCATCATCCGCTCCTTCATTCCGAGCGCGTCGGTCTTCGAACTTACGACGCCGTTTCGGACCAAGAACCCTGCGCTCCTCGGATTCTGGCAGAAGGTTCGTGACATCGACAACGACATTGCAGAGGTCATCGCACGCAACGGTTACTCGTCCGTACTCGACAAGACCCTGTTCGAGGCTCAGGGTGATGACGAGATCATCCTGTGCTTGAACTACGACGGCCTCTACGGCATCAACAACATCAACCGCTTTCTGCAAAGCAGCAACCCTGGCAGGGCCGTCCGGTGGGGGATTGCCACCTACAAGGTCGGTGATCCGGTGCTGTTCAATGAAACCGACCGCTTCAGGCCGGTGATCTACAACAACCTCAAGGGTCGAATCGCCGCAATTGAGCAGTTCGAGGACAGTGTGCAGTTCGATGTCGTACTCGACCGCGCCGTCTCGGAATTCGACGTTGATGGTGTGGAGCTGCAGTGGGTTGCTGATAGTACGGTGCGCTTCTCGGTCTATGACTACGACGTAAGCGATGACGACGATGACACGACGAACACGACGGTGCCATTCCAGGTCGCTTATGCTGTGTCAATCCACAAAGCACAGGGTCTCGAATACGACTCCGTCAAGGTCGTGATAACCGACGCCAACGAGGATGCCATCACCCACAACATCTTCTACACGGCCGTCACACGGGCACGCGAAAGCTTGCGCATCTTCTGGACACCAGAGACGCAGCAGGCGGTCCTTCGTGGGTTGAATCGAGATGTCAACACGAAAGATGTTGTGCTTCTCTCGCGCCGTCGCGGCCTCACCCCAGTGCGTGCTACCCGGTGA
- a CDS encoding TetR/AcrR family transcriptional regulator, translating to MIRQTKRRSQEERSAETRTRLLDATIECLLRYGYAGTTTPRVAELAGVTRGAQVHHFGSKDDLMLAALQHLTAKRISAEVARFSLDFAAGGDLIDAILELLWDIHSAPIFIPIVELWVAGRTDSALGQEVAKFESVANTTLISVIAEFAPEGIHRSMADFVYTAMDALRGILISSFVDADPTRARRRWDRASANLRRIVDPEVAEWALAQSVN from the coding sequence GTGATCCGACAGACGAAGCGGCGCAGCCAGGAGGAGCGCAGCGCGGAGACGCGGACCCGTCTGCTCGACGCCACCATCGAATGCCTGCTGCGCTACGGCTACGCCGGCACCACCACGCCGCGGGTCGCCGAACTGGCCGGTGTCACCCGCGGGGCGCAGGTGCACCACTTCGGGTCGAAGGACGACCTGATGCTGGCCGCGCTGCAGCACCTGACGGCCAAACGGATCTCGGCCGAGGTGGCCCGCTTCTCGCTCGACTTCGCCGCGGGCGGCGACCTGATCGACGCGATCCTGGAGCTGCTCTGGGACATTCACAGCGCGCCCATCTTCATCCCGATCGTGGAACTGTGGGTGGCCGGCCGCACCGATTCCGCCCTGGGGCAGGAGGTGGCGAAGTTCGAGTCGGTGGCCAACACCACGCTGATCTCGGTCATCGCCGAGTTCGCGCCCGAAGGCATTCACCGGTCGATGGCCGACTTCGTCTACACCGCGATGGACGCGCTGCGCGGAATCCTGATCTCGAGCTTCGTCGACGCCGACCCCACCCGCGCCCGGCGGCGCTGGGACCGTGCCAGCGCGAACCTGCGGCGCATCGTGGACCCCGAAGTGGCCGAGTGGGCGCTGGCCCAGAGCGTCAACTGA